Genomic window (Drosophila sulfurigaster albostrigata strain 15112-1811.04 chromosome 2R, ASM2355843v2, whole genome shotgun sequence):
CATTACGAATGGCCACGTTGCGGGAGACTTCGCTTAGACTCTGCGATTTAGTTTCAATGTTGCCCTTGAGAGCGACACCGTTGCGTTTAATCGATGTGATGGCATACTCCAAATCTTCGTTGCCCTCAGTGGATGGATCAATGTCAATCACCTCAAAGTCAATGGGTGCTCCGCAATAACGAAAGATTTCACGCACATATCCCATCAGCTCGGGACCGATGCCGCCGCCCGGCAGCATGGTTACACCATGGCGGCCACCATACTGGGCCGAGGGTATGTCAGTTCCCTGGAATATTATTGATAGTTGGATATACATAAGTAAGCGAATGCCATATAACCTCAAATACGGACCGTTAATTTCTTTTGCAGAGCCGATTTCGTGTGAGCCACATCCTCTGTCTTCTCCTTGGTCACGAGCAGCGGATAACCCTGCAAAAAGTCCGTTTATTTAGCATATGTTGGCAAAATTGGTTGTTGTCACTCCATCCAAAGACGCATTAGCATTATGTAATTTGCTGTTTGCAACTGCTCCGTTGGCCACTTCAGAGCTGTTGCCGCTCTCGGCAAGAACTTACGCGGGTAAGGAACGGCGCCTGGGTCTGCAGCAATCTTTGCGTCAATCGAATGGCCatgtttgcaatttattaatcTTTTCCGCTGCACTGCAAAATGTTTCAACCCTTTTATTGCTGCTGGCAAAGATTGTGGCCAAAACGCAAAATCATATGTTCGTGAACCGATAACGTTTTTCGATAACGTGCACTTATCGAGTTTTGCAGTTGAGTTGGCAGCTCTATTAGCGTAACATCGCTGTAATTGAGAGGGTATTATGGTTATTTAACAAAGttaatttgtttcaaaaacaaattacaatattaccaataaattaaatgattataatTTAGATTACGGTTATACAAATGTCTTCTTATCTTAAATAGTTTTGCACTACACATATAAACTAATTGTGGAATGAGAAAAGGTTTCTAAATTCCAAGAGCATCCATATTTCGGTGTATCAGAAAATGTTTTTccttctgttgctgttacgTTAACAACCGCGTTCGTTTTGGTAGGtttgttttgaaataaaaacaactgtCGTACAGCATGTGGTCATAAGACATctggattattattattattaaacataaataaaaccaatatCAAATGGCAGCAGATTTAGCACCAGCTGGGATTCCAGTGCAATCGGATGTTTATCATTCGCCGATTCCAAAGTTAAACTTTCTACACGCGCTTGTCGTAAGTCAAAGAGTCAAATATGTTTAGTGGAACTTGAAAAGCTAATGTACTTATGATATTTGTAGGCTGGCGGCGTGGCGGGTGTCGTAGTGGATATAGCTCTATTTCCTATTGATACGGTTAAGACACGCCTGCAAAGCGAATTGGGATTTTGGCGCGCCGGCGGCTTTCGCGGCATCTATAAAGGTCTTGCGcctgcagctgctggcagCGCACCCACAGCCGCcttatttttttgcacttaCGAGTGCGGAAAACAGCTACTTAGCTCAGTGACCAATACTAAAGATTCTCCCTATGTGCACATGGCGGCAGCATCGGCAGCTGAAGTGGTAGGTTAAGGATTCTAAGCAAGTTACCTAAACTAATCAATTGAACTTGGAACTTTAGCTTGCTTGCCTCATACGTGTGCCCGTGGAAATAGCCAAACAACGTTCGCAAACGTTGCTGGGGCACAAACAGCATCAAACTGCTCTTCAGATTCTGTTGCGCGCTTATCGCACTGAGGGATTGCGTCGTGGTCTGTATCGAGGCTTTGGCTCCACAATTATGCGCGAGATTCCGTTTAGTTTAATACAGTTCCCCTTGTGGGAGTACTTTAAGCGTCAATGGACACCCATTACAGGCTATGAGTCGACACCATTGACTGTGGCTTTGTGTGGTGCTATTGCTGGTGGCATTTCGGCTGGACTGACAACGCCTTTGGATGTGGTGAAGACTCGTATCATGCTGGCGGAACGAGACAGCGCGACACGGCGTCGCAATGTGCCTAGCATCTTGCGTGGCATTTACGTTGAACGTGGTCTAAGCGGGTAACTTGCTTAACAACTAAAatgtattacaaatttttacagggtattaatGTATTTGCAGTTTATTTGCGGGCTTCGTGCCGCGCGTGCTTTGGATTACACTAGGCGGTGCGTTCTTCTTCGGATTCTATGATCTAACAACACGACTTTTGGGTGCTGCAAGTCCCGACAACTAACATCAAAGTAGTCATGTAATCGTAATTGTAATGTACAAAAACGTagacaataaaatgaaagtgtGCATGTAAActtatgtatactatatatagaaatgATATTGATAATTAGTCTTTTCTCTTCCACTTCTCCAACGACGTATCAAGCAAGTACGGCGACGTCTCTCGCAACTGTTTGTTGATTTCCCTGGTATCAAGttataataatgtatttacatatgtataagcagtaaataaacaagtatACTAACCGGAGATATGTGCAGACGTGCATCAAGCAGATATGTGATGGAATTTCGTTCTCCAATCTCATCATTTTCTGCTCCCATCATGGATACATCGGAGTCTTCTTCGTCGACATTGGTGTAACCGTTGCGCGTGGCAATATTGCGACGCTTGAAGTGCAAACAATTGTAGGAACAACGAATTCGTGACATTGCATAAACCTTAAATAgttttcatatgcaaatacacaaaaaggGAAATGCAGTTGTACAAACATCAAAACAGATAAGAAAGTTAAAAGTGTGCTTAATTACCAGACCAGCGAGAATGACAACACCCACAAGTACCAAAAATGGAAGCCAAATGTATTCTGCGTCCTCTGGATGCAATAATTCgggcgttgctgttgttgttagatTAACttccattattattactaataTTAGCTGCTGACTAAAGCGGGGTTTTGAACTGTGGGGATTTAAATGTCAAAACATAAGCCGGTACCAGTGTGACCGCAGTGCGAACATTGTCGTTATCGATAATGTCGGAGTAATGAACGATAGTCAGTTGGCACTTGAGTGATCAGTGTCAATTGATTCACTTCCATTTGTATGAAAAAATACCGCttcattttgcttttccaCTTAAATTTTTCGGATATtgtgaattatttataaaattcacAAAAGTGCGAGGAAAAATGTGGAAATTCTTTGAAATCGCAGAGAGAGGCAGTTTAAAAAGATTCTTAGAGATCTCTATAGGAGTGTAACTAGATGGCAATTCTTGGCATTTGTGTATTTGGTTTGGTATATCCCATCAGCATTAAAATGTAtgttttgaaaatgttgtttatggTCACATCTTGACATGTACACAAACTGTTTTtcagaaacaaaacaaattcggTTAAAGGGGAATCGACGCTGTCGATGCTcaccttaaaaaaaaatttatgttCGTACTGACTATGGCAACCATTACTGACATACTGTTTGACAACTTGAGCTTTTATCTTAAAGAGCCGCATTGTGCCCAAATGGTGGACATGAATGAGATATAGGACAAGGAGGCTCAACTTACATACTATGATTGCCTGGGCAAGCATTGTGGCTGCCTTTTGAAAGCAGTGTGCGTCATCAAGGATTTCCGGCGCGATACAAGTTgctatatttcttttttggtatttcttttatttattttctttacttgCGTTGCAGACTTCGGTTGCACGCACTACATAAGCACAACATGCAACTGACACTCGTGCAGTTGGAGACAATGCGCAAATTTCATATAATGCGTTCTAAGCGAATTCTGGCGAATACGGCAAATAATGTTGTAACATAATCAAGAAGTCTGCGATGAACTACGTACTCCTACTAATAACTAGTTTAATAAAGTTAGCtcaatataatatagtataaatatgaatatataaatgaattgatATACTGAACATATTCACATTATGTTATATAGTAGATATATGTCAAAATTCCCTTTCCTTAAGTTGAGTTCAAATCTATTAATCCACGTTATGTTTTATACAATGAAATTCCCACTCAAggagtaaaaataaatctgtTACAAATATCACATTGAATGTATTTCacgcttttgtttgttatggTTAACAATGACTTGGATGCACATATagacatatagtacatacatacatttatatccACGTATACATGGACAGCATATAGACATAATAAATGAGGCCAAGCAATTATGACTTGACTTTGGCATACTGTATTCGACTATTCTCGATGGCACTGATCACTGGCTCATGGTCAGCGATAATGGCATCGATTTGATGGCCGTTGTTGTGGTGCAATCATCCGGTTGCTGAGACGAACCCGTTGCCGTGCCCGTTGTGGTGGTGGCGGCATTACCATGTCCGGCATCGGTGCGTTTTCGTGATGTGATTTTCTTCCAGCCGCGCAGCAGAATTTGATTGCGATACTTGGGCGTGGTGAAGGTGTAAAGCAGCGGATTGACAGCCGAGTTGAGGGGCAGAATGAAGACGACCAGCCAGGCATAGATGTCGTTCGATATATTGTACTGGAAGAAGACCCAAATCTTCATGGCAATGATGGGTGCCCAGCACAGCACATCGGTTAGCACAATGAAGAAGAAACGCACCGCAAATTCGCAGTCCAGCAGCGAAAGGGGCGTGGCACTGCGCGTACGCCAAATGGAGATGAGCAGTGCCGTATACAATAGTGCAATCAtaacgagcagcagcaaattaaTGCCCAGAAACACAATGGCCGAGTACTGCCAGCCCAGCGAGAAGGCTTCCCGGATGTGCAGGGGAAAACAAGTGCCAGAGTTTTTGCCATAGAATTGAGTGCTGGAGCGCCAGATAAGCACGGGTGTAACGGCCAAGGCAACGCCAGTTAGCCAAATGCACAGCAGCGAGAGGTAAATGATGCGTATGCTGATGCTGCGATGCCCACGAAAGGGATCCGCGATGAGCAGGAAACGCTCCAGCGACATGAAGGCCAGTATGAGCATGGATACCTCCGAGGAGCTGACCGCCAGCGTTCCAGTTGCAATGCATTGCCACGAGTTGGTCCAATCATGAGCCACTCTGCAGGAGTAACAATAATCAATAGTGATTTGCGGAATGCGGAAATGTTTTCAACTCACCTGTGATACTCGTGTCTATAGCGATAGTCTTGCACTCCAATGATGGCTAAGTAAACGCCCATTAGCAAATCAGCCAATGCCAAATTCCGAATGACCATCGTGACAGCAACGTTCTCATCACGATAGATGAAGCGACCCCAGAGCACCATGAGATTGCCCACTATGGACAACGATGCCATGAACCAGGTGGAGTAACGCAACGATGGCTTGGTCAGCAGATCCTCAAAGGAACTCACACCATCCGTTTTGGGGCTGCACATCAGCACTTTTGGGGTCATGGAGCAATAGAAGAAGCGATCAAATACAATATACTTGAGGCTATGCATCTTATTCAGCGCAGTGAAATCAATGCGATCGAATTCTATGCCACTCAAATTCAAAAAGGATACGTTCAGCGACTCCACCAAATTGCGATCTATGGGCAGAGGCATGTGTGCCAGTGAGCTATTAAAGAAgaagttttagtttttatgtttaaagtgaaaatgaaatatttattgtgaatttaaacaaaataaagcttCCCCTTGAGgtgaaatttacatttaagcAGCTTGTAATTTAAGTAAATGTTTTCGAAATAAACAAGCCGCACTAGgcacaaaacatatttaatgccataaacataaatttaagttaACATTTAACCCCAAAAGAGCTAccttttctattattttgtggttgttgttctttaCTTACAGCGCTTCGAGGCGTTTGTTATACAGAAATATTTCGCCAGATAATTCCTTAATGGGATTGCCAATGAGGAGGCTGtgaaagtaaaacaaaatgcatGAATACGTTGTACGAGAGTCGGCGCTGTGTTTAagattgcgtatacgccgcatAAGCTCCAAATAATGGGGCTACGTTTTGTGCTGATAAAACAAACCCAAGGCGATGCTTTCAACAGGCACATtacatatgtgtgtgggtgtgttcgtgtgtgtgtgcacttaaatattgcatgtgtgtgtgcaaaggATGCCTTTAAAAAAGTTGTTTCTAGTGCTAATCGCATGACTTAAAAGTCGCACAATAAAAGCACACACTCCACAGCAATGTCAGACATAATAACgaaaattcttatttaatagCTGTGAGCATAATATAAATCACTGGAGCACAACCACTGCACAGTTGCTAGTTTTGCATGGAGGGGCGAACACAGAGTGGGGAGGGGATCGTAGGGGATGTTGTGGTATGTTTAGCTGGTCAGTCACAGGAAAAAGCGCATCATTCATGACAGCGTGCAGACAGCTGTGGATAGGGCCAAAAGGAAAGGTCCTGGCTCTAGTCATCTCCTTAGCATCCACTGTCCACCTTCACCGTCAACGTCTTCTCTCGACGCTCCGTCTCCGTCTTCTTGTGAAGTGCAGCAGCTGATACAgatgcgactgcgactgcgactgctgctgttgctgtttagtTCCATTCGTTGCACTTGTCTGGTCAATCAATGCCAGCGCCAAGTGAAAACAGTTTGGTTTTATGGCATGCCGCACAAAGACAATacgccacgcccccttcctcCCAGCGAACCCTCTAGTTGGTAATTGCTTGCCAGCTATAAAGTTGCATTGtgttctcgttgtcgttgtcgttgtcggtgGGAGTAGCTTAGCCATAAAGTAAATGTTTTACTTAAAGCATAAATTGCTTTTGATATGTCCCAAAATACTGACAgttctccatctccatctccaccTCCATCTCTCAACTGCCTTTTTCTCTAATGAGGCTTATCAAgcaattttatgtaaattgcaATGGAATTTAATTCCACCAAAGCTGGCTTCATGCGGTATGCCCACGGCATAAATTCTTTACTTAATAAGTGTGTACAGAAGGCCGGCCGGTCggccagctgttgttgttcctttTGGGCCTTTGACAATTTCAGACgacaattaacatattttctcTGGCCATAGCGGCAACAAGTTGCTGCCACAATCTTCTTCAACATACATAAGTACCCAAATAAGCAGCAAATAATGTCTGTCCACTGCTTTAGTCTCgacgcactcacacactcacactcatacataacactcacacacacgtgtCACTCAATGTTTCAACTCGCTCTGTGGTTGCCTGCGCACGAAAGTAGGCAATGTAATGCGTCTGCAAAGCTTCAACGTTCGCGCTCACGCCCACGTTCAGTCCAGTCGCAAGCAAACAGCACAGAATATATAGATACATAGTAGGGTATAATACTGAGAGAGGGTCAATGCGCAGTTAACAACATGTCAAATAAATGTGCATAGTTGTATTAGGAGTGAACTGCGAATTGAAAGCACAGCTTAGGCTTAAACGAACAAGTTTATGCTCTATAGCTAAATAAATAGtgttaattatttgaattttattaaatcacaaatatttattatatattaagtaataaatcaatttgatttaatggCATCTTAGATAttccttttaatattttgaatagtcAATTTAACTCACGATTTTCTAATACTTAAATTAAGTCATCTATCACTCATTTCCCCTTTTAAACAAACGTTAGCGAGTTGGCTCAAATTATTGTCATTTTGCGCAATTAAAATGGTGGTATTAGGCAATCGGTGGAAATGGCACGTTCTGCTGTTCAATCCTTTCGAGCAATGTCCTCGCGTGCGTCATGTTTACAACGGGATTACAATCATTGGCCGCAATTAACGTCACCAACGGCAACCAGCGGAGACACCCTgtatggcagcagcagcagcagaagaagtcGAAGTAAAAACAGCACTCAAATAGAAAGATGTCAGTGCGTTTTTGGCACAGAAATCAAATTAGTGCTGCGATTTTTTTATGTGCCATTTAAGTAAGTaaggaacacacacacacacgctggtCAAGCGAGTAAGCGAATAAACAACTCAGCAGAAATGTGAGTCGCATGACAAGGAAGAAAAGCACAAAGACACACATACGTAGATACACTTGCACACGCGCATCGTGTGAGCAGTATTAAGATGCGTAACTGAAAGATACAAAACGTAGTGCCATAAAAGTCACATTTGTTTTATGAACTCGACGCTGGTAGCTGCTCAAAAATTCACAGCACGCTTGCAGGCGCATTATTTGCATGCAAACACCCAccgacatacacacacacacacatacacacaacacacagctgGACAGACGAAGAAAGTGGGTGTGCTTGTGCCCGGGGAGGGTTagaacatcatcaacatcagaGCGTTGTGATTTCAAAGGATTTTACTTACAGCCAACAATGACTTTAGGGATAATAATGACCAAAGCAAGACcaaaggcagcaacaatttcaataaactcCTTCATTATGGGCTCCGTCAACAGGATAAGCAGCAGGaccagcaacatcaacatcagcagcaacagcaacagcaacagtgccAAAGCCAGATTCATGGCGTACATCAGCGATGgtaaaggcaaaggcaaaggcaaaaaaagcAGGCGCTGCTTTGTCGAAATTGTTttcacataaaatacaaatttatttgcatttttatttgcccaTAAtactgtttgtttatttgctgttgttgctgttactgttgctgttgctgtcatcGCCTGAAGGCGTCAATTTCCCCATGGCAAAAGTCAAAGGGGCAGACAGCGTcccaaaagatacaaatgcagcaaataccacatttgcttaaatattttgcgTGCCAATTTTGGTCaagtgacaacaacagcaactgcttgtgtgtgtgtgttcactttgacatgctgatgctgatctatgtatgtgtatctTGTGTATGTGAGTTGGTAAAATTTATGAACGCCACAGCCTGATGCCAACCAGACTCCGTGGATGGCATTGCCGGCGACGtccttttattaaatatgatattgatatatgtatttatgtgcaAGCACACCACTTTACTAGACTATATACTACACATATACTATGTGGCTACAACATGTAACCGTCATCCTTAAGAAATCGAAGCCATAAATTCTGCTGTGCGGACAGTAACTTTAAGAGGCTTCTTTGCTTCTTGAGAGATAAACTACTCAACTTTAAAGTGTGCTGTTTCTAATAAGCGGAAAGCATTTATCAtttcaaacacacaaattagAATCTCATCTAGTttatattaagcatacgccacAGTGGTTTGTTGTCTTCATGgctattaacatttttatgagCGACTGCAGAGTTTCAGCGCTTATAGATTGTCCGCTTAGtactcatttttgttttcagttatCGCatatcttattttttatattgtatatgacTGTCATAAAGGCAGAGctaataatttatgcaataaatACGCGAAATTAGTAGGCGTGGTTGCGAtcataaaatagaaaattgaaaGTTTAATCGATGTAGTTTATAGATCGACTATAAATCGATCTATAAGCCAACACTATTTACATATTAGCGAGGCCTCACTATTAAATAAGCTATGAAAGAAAGTTAGGagtttaattttatgatacgagaaatcaatttcattgcaattaTATTCATCAAGAAATGGTAGAAGTTTTATTCCAgttcattgcatttttaagCTGATTATGCTAATTAGCATCGTGATTTAATAATTCTTACTTAGCGTCAGctacaaattaaaatctatTCTTATACTCACATGTCTGATATGGCAGTTAGATTAGCAAAGGCTCTTAGATGAATGTGCGTAATTAAATTGTGCTGCAGGTCACTGAAattagaatattaaaaaagcaaattttattcttaGCTAAACAAagttaaagcatttaaaagatcaaaatattaatcaattttaattgtatataaatttaatatttcgcTTGCCAGAGGTCATTCTTTATGCatatttgaatgttttttcAATCAAGCGGCTCGCATAGATAAACTTACgaaatattgcgtatacgcagcgtgtcAGCTAAACAGTTTagtctttggctttggctcgtttatttttttgatctGGACAGGGGAGGGCAAAGGGGAGGTGACCTAACACATTTATTTACGTGCGGCAATTTGGGATGCtgatttattttcacttaCCAACGCGCCGGGTGCCCAGACGACCCATTGACTTATATTGTCAGCTATTGatgcataaattaatgatTATGTGCGCCGGGCAGACGAAGATGCCTgataaatgttttcaaattgcCACACATATATGACTAAAGCCTACACATCACACTCAGAGAGCaagacacccacacacacacacttactcaCAAATACATAAGCAATTTACATGACTCGATTTacgtttaaatatttgcttagcATATGCCATGTGTATCGTATGTGTAAACAATTGAAAGTCAAATTTATGCTTATTGGCGCATAAATTCAAGCGTCTAGGTGTCGAATTCAATATCATTTTGCCTGCAACTTGGAGTTGCCATGTCATGTCAACTGTGCGTATGTGCAATTTGTTTGAAGTTCCTctcgttttgtattttggtattttgtgtttgttgttgttgttgtgatgattgttgttgttgttgtattttctgCTGACAATGTGCCACTGGGATTGAGGCAAATGTAACCCATATAAATCTTTGTAGAAGCGCAAATGATAGCGGCAGCtgaaaacgaaagcaaaatgCACTCAAGAGTaaaaattacgcatacgcaccaTAAAACCTAAGTACAACATATTTCAATAGACTTTTCGACACTTTTGCGCCAAGAGTCAAGGGGGAGGCAataccatttaccatttaaaaataaaaataacaagaacacaaacacaaagagAAATGGCCAAATGTAATGGGAGGCTGCCTTGAAAAGTGGCGTGCACATCGCACATTGTCTGGGGATAGGGTAATATGTACAACTATGTGGGGGTGGGGTAAAGATAAAGGGGGTGTCTTCCTTTTACTTTACTTACAGAAACTCTAAATTATCCAAttgtgcaaaagttttctcGCCAATGTATTCGATTCGATTGTGATCCAAATAGCTGTAAAATAAAGTGCAGCAACGATgagtacaaataaaatgcatgaATTTAACAGTCAATTACAATGTAACGAAACAAATATACTCTCAAGtgttttaaatcaaatattctGGGAATATTATTAGCTTCTAAAACGGAATGGTTTTCTCTCTATCAATAATGCtttttgttaaatgttaaaactTATTCTTCACTCCATTATTGTTCATTGTTTCGAATTATTAATGAACTTATATACCCTTtaaagaaatgaattttatagaGTAGAAAGATAACTGTAAACTCCAAGGATATGCTTGATGTATGTGCTGTAGCTAAGGAACTCAACTAAGCCCATTGTCTGCATCCTTGCATGCCTGAGCACGTAACTGATAGATGAAGGTTTTGAAAGTGGTTAGTTATTAGACTAGTAAGTAAGTTAGATAGATATTTAGCAATTGCTGCTAGGCAATAAAATGCCAGATTAGCCAGTTTTGTTGTCAAGAGATTTAAGCAATGCCTCATGAAGTATTTATTGCCGTTATTCGTATTAATTAACATGGTATTTTTAGCCAATGGTTTACTTGAGCATTTGCgtcaatttctttattaaggttgaagttgctgttttttttttgagtttgctTTTTGGTTAAACGTTTTAAGCGTTTTTGGCTCGAAATGGTTATTATGCCATCTATGGCACATCGTAATGGGGATAACTGCTGCCCCTCTACCTTGGCATTTATGTGTACAACACATGCCCAACTGCACTTGATAGTCGCCCCCGAACCGGAGAGGGTCCAGCCAGTGTTtcagacagacgaacagacggagacggacagacacagacactgTAAAGCATTTTACG
Coding sequences:
- the LOC133835927 gene encoding S-adenosylmethionine mitochondrial carrier protein homolog — protein: MAADLAPAGIPVQSDVYHSPIPKLNFLHALVAGGVAGVVVDIALFPIDTVKTRLQSELGFWRAGGFRGIYKGLAPAAAGSAPTAALFFCTYECGKQLLSSVTNTKDSPYVHMAAASAAEVLACLIRVPVEIAKQRSQTLLGHKQHQTALQILLRAYRTEGLRRGLYRGFGSTIMREIPFSLIQFPLWEYFKRQWTPITGYESTPLTVALCGAIAGGISAGLTTPLDVVKTRIMLAERDSATRRRNVPSILRGIYVERGLSGLFAGFVPRVLWITLGGAFFFGFYDLTTRLLGAASPDN
- the LOC133835929 gene encoding uncharacterized protein LOC133835929, with the translated sequence MEVNLTTTATPELLHPEDAEYIWLPFLVLVGVVILAGLVYAMSRIRCSYNCLHFKRRNIATRNGYTNVDEEDSDVSMMGAENDEIGERNSITYLLDARLHISPGNQQTVARDVAVLA
- the LOC133835925 gene encoding relaxin receptor 2, whose translation is MVYGRSIAVGICLMTIVVLYSVLMFYLSLGPCPTGSFACNNGIQCVPQRQICDKKPDCADGSDEHPVECGNTYGSREFADKLVRNAIAKKKEQNQRPMVGGSNVSAGDLLSPSAAAGNTSRNQSTSIPCGKYYRYINADIVVMSAPMLFVLFKHIPAILTYPRPQCQCGGGTMLYCGKYAKLRRMPRISAEVTNLFIIRNNLTLRENLFANLTRLQKLTLKYNNISRVPPGSFGGLPHLERLELSHNNFSQLPHGILKDLHGLQWLFLVKNQLRYFPMEHLASMHKLDWLILSHNRLTLHNEQLSKAPELREIYLDHNRIEYIGEKTFAQLDNLEFLDLQHNLITHIHLRAFANLTAISDILLIGNPIKELSGEIFLYNKRLEALSLAHMPLPIDRNLVESLNVSFLNLSGIEFDRIDFTALNKMHSLKYIVFDRFFYCSMTPKVLMCSPKTDGVSSFEDLLTKPSLRYSTWFMASLSIVGNLMVLWGRFIYRDENVAVTMVIRNLALADLLMGVYLAIIGVQDYRYRHEYHRVAHDWTNSWQCIATGTLAVSSSEVSMLILAFMSLERFLLIADPFRGHRSISIRIIYLSLLCIWLTGVALAVTPVLIWRSSTQFYGKNSGTCFPLHIREAFSLGWQYSAIVFLGINLLLLVMIALLYTALLISIWRTRSATPLSLLDCEFAVRFFFIVLTDVLCWAPIIAMKIWVFFQYNISNDIYAWLVVFILPLNSAVNPLLYTFTTPKYRNQILLRGWKKITSRKRTDAGHGNAATTTTGTATGSSQQPDDCTTTTAIKSMPLSLTMSQ